A genomic stretch from Deinococcus radiotolerans includes:
- a CDS encoding VWA domain-containing protein, with translation MIVPAFLSTLLPAPMSASTLLGLSTPPLHLTVAVDMTGSSKNPAFKYADQARLLSQSVLLNQLRSGDTVTLLRICDGVQTVADFTFQSKNGARLGKADILRYTAALTKPCTGKGSAITAGVQQAVKRGAQTKGVGDVTVLFTDGALLDDPKRASLGAAVKGFLGAKDTRLLFVAGLSPEAGAGGVSVRDSFVKALGGSSADKRVLLAGAYDLSNVYPTFAAQVKAARR, from the coding sequence ATGATCGTTCCTGCCTTCCTGTCCACCCTGCTGCCTGCGCCGATGAGCGCCTCGACCCTGCTGGGGCTGTCCACGCCGCCACTGCACCTGACGGTCGCGGTGGACATGACCGGCAGCAGCAAGAACCCGGCGTTCAAGTACGCGGATCAGGCGCGGCTGCTCTCGCAGAGCGTCCTGCTGAACCAGCTGCGCTCCGGGGACACGGTCACGCTGCTGCGCATCTGCGACGGCGTGCAGACCGTCGCGGACTTCACCTTCCAGTCGAAGAACGGCGCGCGGCTGGGCAAGGCCGACATCCTGCGCTACACGGCAGCCCTCACGAAACCCTGCACCGGGAAGGGCAGCGCGATCACGGCGGGCGTGCAGCAGGCCGTGAAGCGGGGCGCGCAGACGAAAGGTGTCGGGGACGTGACGGTGCTGTTCACCGACGGCGCGCTGCTGGACGACCCGAAGCGCGCCTCGCTGGGCGCGGCGGTGAAGGGTTTCCTGGGCGCGAAGGACACCCGGCTGCTGTTCGTGGCGGGCCTGAGCCCCGAGGCGGGCGCGGGCGGCGTGTCCGTCCGGGACTCGTTCGTGAAGGCGCTGGGCGGCAGTTCCGCCGACAAGCGGGTGCTGCTGGCGGGCGCGTACGACCTGTCGAACGTGTACCCGACGTTCGCGGCGCAGGTGAAGGCGGCCCGCCGATGA
- a CDS encoding VOC family protein: MTTFSPAPGTSPVQGLHHVTVMASDPQRNLDFYTQVLGQRLVKVTVNFDDPGTYHFYYGDQTGQPGTVMTHFPWPGAKRGERGNGEVVATAYSAPTGSLGYWRERLAAHALTVTESTRFGQPALTFEDPDGTWVELVFEDGQAVQPWPASPVDAAHELRGFHSVTAWVRDTDAVRQLLVGQLGFTEVGSEPDAEGMRTRFRGSGDGVGLFVDAVERPGKPRGHFGAGSIHHVALRTRDDAEQEAYMTSLTGAGYRPTPVQDRQYFHSIYFREPNGVLFEIATDAPGFPDDEPVAELGRHLKLPAWFEGQRAQIEAHVPRIVSREYGVTIGQRDLGAAAPDATPEDEGTGVQVFTAGRALDDARVAMVLLHGRGGTARDILSLERDFNLSAFTYLAPQAEGNTWYPLSFLAPVEQNQPHLDRALGTVDAMMGELAARGIPAERVVLGGFSQGACLALEYASRAQRKPGAVVAFSGGLITLDQDSAFPGTPVFMGVDPRDGHIPLARFEETAAQLRERGATVDARVIPGLGHTINADELDAARAVMQGIAGALS, translated from the coding sequence ATGACGACCTTCTCCCCCGCTCCCGGCACCAGCCCCGTCCAGGGTCTGCACCACGTCACCGTCATGGCCAGCGACCCGCAGCGCAACCTCGACTTCTACACCCAGGTGCTGGGCCAGCGGCTGGTGAAGGTCACCGTGAACTTCGACGACCCCGGCACGTACCACTTCTACTACGGCGACCAGACCGGGCAGCCCGGCACGGTCATGACCCACTTCCCCTGGCCCGGCGCGAAACGCGGCGAACGCGGCAACGGCGAGGTCGTCGCCACCGCGTACAGCGCCCCCACCGGCTCGCTGGGCTACTGGCGGGAGCGGCTGGCCGCGCACGCGCTGACGGTCACCGAGAGCACCCGCTTCGGGCAGCCCGCGCTGACCTTCGAGGACCCGGACGGCACCTGGGTGGAACTGGTGTTCGAGGACGGACAGGCCGTGCAGCCCTGGCCCGCTTCCCCGGTGGACGCCGCGCATGAACTGCGGGGCTTCCACTCGGTGACCGCCTGGGTGCGCGACACCGACGCCGTGAGGCAGTTGCTGGTGGGCCAGCTGGGCTTCACGGAAGTCGGCAGCGAACCCGACGCCGAGGGGATGCGCACCCGCTTCCGGGGCAGTGGCGACGGCGTGGGCCTGTTCGTGGACGCCGTGGAACGCCCCGGCAAACCGCGCGGGCACTTCGGGGCGGGCAGCATCCACCACGTGGCGCTGCGCACCCGCGACGACGCCGAGCAGGAGGCGTACATGACTAGCCTGACCGGCGCCGGGTACCGCCCCACGCCCGTGCAGGACCGGCAGTACTTCCACTCGATCTACTTCCGTGAACCGAACGGCGTGCTGTTCGAGATCGCCACCGACGCGCCCGGCTTCCCCGACGACGAGCCCGTGGCGGAACTGGGCCGGCACCTGAAACTCCCCGCGTGGTTCGAGGGCCAGCGGGCGCAGATCGAGGCGCACGTGCCGCGCATCGTCAGCCGCGAGTACGGCGTGACCATCGGCCAGCGCGACCTCGGGGCCGCCGCACCCGATGCCACCCCCGAGGACGAAGGCACGGGCGTGCAGGTCTTCACGGCGGGCCGCGCCCTGGACGACGCCCGCGTGGCGATGGTCCTGCTGCACGGGCGGGGCGGCACGGCGCGCGACATCCTCTCGCTGGAACGCGACTTCAACCTGAGCGCCTTCACGTACCTCGCCCCGCAGGCCGAGGGGAACACCTGGTATCCCCTGTCGTTCCTGGCGCCGGTCGAGCAGAACCAGCCGCACCTGGACCGCGCGCTGGGCACCGTGGACGCCATGATGGGCGAACTGGCCGCGCGCGGCATCCCCGCCGAGCGGGTCGTGCTGGGCGGCTTCAGCCAGGGCGCGTGCCTCGCGCTGGAATACGCCAGCCGCGCGCAGCGTAAACCCGGCGCGGTGGTCGCCTTCAGCGGCGGCCTGATCACCCTGGACCAGGACAGCGCGTTCCCGGGCACGCCCGTGTTCATGGGTGTTGATCCGCGCGACGGCCACATCCCCCTCGCCCGCTTCGAGGAGACCGCCGCGCAGCTGCGCGAACGGGGTGCGACAGTGGACGCCCGGGTCATCCCCGGCCTGGGCCACACCATCAACGCGGACGAACTGGACGCCGCGCGGGCCGTCATGCAGGGGATCGCTGGCGCGTTGAGTTGA
- a CDS encoding DUF2259 domain-containing protein, whose product MRRLLPLLMALGGLSLTGLAGANERLPVTQVRFSADGAQVMTVVTGERDGSGFGHAQVTVLDTRTGRVTYQAARTADAHPMGVLNALLTTPATRAAVAPFTTRPLSTPRYQRADPAPYPRWQDGMRAGQRQVTAVPLWSRRVPVQLDVVRLPGRCPYPEMLPPGESPAGVRLTVNGQEVWRDRTLPAARACATRYTLERVDVQGNRALFTLRALTPGFEGPDAMPVFVATRLR is encoded by the coding sequence ATGCGCCGACTCCTCCCGCTTCTGATGGCCCTGGGTGGCCTGAGCCTGACCGGTCTGGCCGGAGCGAACGAACGCCTGCCCGTCACGCAGGTGCGTTTCAGCGCGGACGGCGCGCAGGTGATGACCGTCGTGACCGGCGAACGCGACGGCAGCGGCTTCGGGCATGCGCAGGTGACCGTGCTGGACACCCGCACCGGGCGCGTCACGTACCAGGCGGCCCGCACCGCCGACGCCCATCCGATGGGGGTGCTAAACGCCCTGCTGACCACGCCCGCCACGCGCGCCGCGGTCGCGCCGTTCACCACGCGCCCGCTGTCCACACCGCGTTACCAGCGGGCGGACCCGGCGCCCTACCCCCGCTGGCAGGACGGCATGCGGGCCGGGCAGCGTCAGGTGACCGCCGTGCCCCTGTGGTCGCGCCGCGTCCCGGTGCAGCTGGACGTGGTGCGTCTGCCCGGACGCTGCCCGTACCCGGAGATGCTCCCTCCCGGCGAGAGCCCGGCTGGAGTCCGGCTGACCGTGAATGGTCAGGAGGTCTGGCGTGACCGCACCCTGCCCGCTGCGCGCGCCTGCGCCACCCGCTACACGCTAGAGCGGGTAGACGTCCAGGGCAACCGCGCCCTCTTCACCCTGCGCGCCCTGACCCCCGGCTTCGAGGGCCCGGACGCCATGCCAGTGTTCGTCGCTACGCGCCTCAGGTAG
- a CDS encoding sugar ABC transporter permease, with protein sequence MTTAPRDLPPGGYVHREPSAIQKALPWIIGVAILALLGWLGYALVDSLKDKQKSFSIFYVDRGWVRFLLFLVAASGVLALTSLLGQRIGMARTGRRISYAAVLGDQLTHLFLMLVVLIAIYPLFYVLIAAFDPRNSLFAFPDFGNPNIFYKTGLLPDLKQLNLENFAKLFEGVTVPAWQLLLAVIGGAALAGVLISLIISKVGRDTDALANVRAWGLRILVAALAVLVIFMGPAQFTGGSNESKFLLSVRNTLLVSGLTGVLAILLSTTAGYAMARLRFPGRFQMLLFFIFIQMFPVFLALVAVFKLLTDLGLGNTFAGLILAYSGGAIAFNTWIFKGYVESLPESLEEAAMVDGATRWQTFTRVVLPLSRGMLVFIFLNQFIGTYAEFILASILMTGVEHWTVGVMLRSFTSGQFSTKWGVFAAAATLGALPIVGLFYGFQNFFVGGAVAGGVKE encoded by the coding sequence ATGACCACCGCCCCCCGCGACCTCCCGCCCGGCGGGTACGTGCACCGCGAACCCTCCGCCATTCAGAAGGCGCTGCCCTGGATTATCGGCGTGGCCATCCTGGCGCTGCTCGGCTGGCTGGGCTACGCGCTGGTGGACAGCCTCAAGGACAAGCAGAAGAGCTTCTCGATCTTCTACGTGGACCGCGGCTGGGTGCGCTTCCTGCTGTTCCTGGTGGCCGCCAGCGGCGTGCTGGCCCTGACCAGCCTGCTGGGGCAGCGGATCGGCATGGCCCGCACGGGCCGCCGCATCAGCTACGCCGCCGTGCTGGGTGACCAGCTGACCCACCTGTTCCTGATGCTGGTCGTGCTGATCGCCATCTACCCGCTGTTCTACGTGCTGATCGCCGCGTTCGACCCGCGCAACAGCCTCTTTGCCTTCCCGGACTTCGGGAACCCGAACATCTTCTACAAGACCGGCCTGCTGCCCGACCTGAAGCAGCTGAACCTGGAGAACTTCGCCAAGCTGTTCGAGGGCGTCACCGTGCCCGCGTGGCAGCTGCTGCTCGCTGTGATCGGCGGCGCGGCGTTGGCTGGCGTGCTGATCTCGCTGATCATCAGCAAGGTCGGGCGCGACACTGACGCGCTGGCGAACGTTCGCGCCTGGGGCCTGCGGATCCTCGTGGCGGCGCTGGCCGTGCTGGTCATCTTCATGGGGCCGGCGCAGTTCACGGGCGGCAGCAACGAGAGCAAGTTCCTGCTCTCCGTGCGTAACACCCTGCTCGTCTCCGGCTTGACCGGCGTGCTGGCCATCCTGCTGTCCACCACCGCCGGGTACGCCATGGCGCGCCTGCGCTTCCCCGGCCGCTTCCAGATGCTGCTGTTCTTCATCTTCATCCAGATGTTCCCGGTGTTCCTGGCCCTGGTCGCCGTGTTCAAACTCCTGACCGACCTGGGCCTGGGCAACACCTTCGCCGGGCTGATCCTGGCGTACTCCGGCGGCGCGATCGCCTTCAACACCTGGATCTTCAAGGGCTACGTGGAAAGCCTCCCCGAGTCCCTGGAGGAAGCGGCGATGGTGGACGGCGCGACCCGCTGGCAGACCTTCACGCGCGTCGTGCTGCCCCTGTCGCGCGGGATGCTGGTGTTCATCTTCCTGAACCAGTTCATCGGCACGTACGCCGAGTTCATCCTGGCCAGCATCCTGATGACCGGCGTGGAGCACTGGACGGTCGGCGTGATGCTGCGCTCGTTCACCAGCGGCCAGTTCAGCACCAAGTGGGGCGTGTTCGCCGCCGCCGCCACGCTGGGAGCCCTGCCCATTGTGGGCCTGTTCTACGGCTTCCAGAACTTCTTCGTGGGCGGCGCCGTCGCCGGGGGCGTCAAGGAGTAA
- a CDS encoding ABC transporter permease subunit, with protein MTALASPRTRAVPPQGTRGILTAILILAALLGASVLIGWLLASVTAQVIPGAPAYLLLVWTLLALVILAPLTLRTFPWLTNWFYLLPALVFILAFTVLPVVLTVNYAFTNYSGQNSGNPDSAARQDATLNADRTQVTLPGLDSTAQAYLNCSATNCAGATMVLYDEDASVPYRVKVASAQDRTFTLAAPAPAAVKVTQATRINRISYVGLANFQEIFSKASRALWPVFLWTVTFAFSTIVLNALAGLILGILLYNKRLKGRNVYRTLLFLPWAIPTVISVQMWVALFNQQFGIVNKTLGLLGIVAIPWLNDPLWAKVSILMVNLWLGFPYMMTATISALSTINDDLYEAAEIDGASRWQQITGITLPLLRNSFTPILLSGFAFNFNNFGIIYLLTAGGPAQEGRESTAQSTDILLSWGYNTAFVSAGGQNFALASAIALIIFFLTLAISIVNFKAAGVFEEARK; from the coding sequence ATGACAGCCCTCGCCTCACCCCGCACCCGCGCCGTGCCCCCACAGGGCACCCGCGGCATCCTCACGGCCATCCTGATTCTCGCGGCCCTGCTGGGCGCCTCCGTCCTGATCGGCTGGCTTCTGGCCTCCGTAACCGCGCAGGTCATTCCCGGCGCGCCCGCCTACCTGCTGCTCGTCTGGACCCTGCTGGCCCTGGTGATCCTCGCGCCACTCACCCTGCGCACCTTCCCGTGGCTCACAAACTGGTTCTACCTGCTGCCCGCCCTGGTGTTCATCCTGGCCTTCACGGTGCTGCCCGTCGTGCTCACCGTGAACTACGCCTTCACCAACTACAGCGGCCAGAACAGCGGCAACCCCGACAGCGCCGCCCGGCAGGACGCGACCCTCAACGCCGACCGCACGCAGGTCACGCTGCCCGGCCTGGACAGCACCGCGCAGGCCTACCTGAACTGCAGCGCCACGAACTGCGCCGGGGCCACCATGGTCCTGTACGACGAGGACGCCAGCGTGCCCTACCGCGTGAAGGTCGCCTCCGCGCAGGACAGGACCTTCACGCTGGCCGCCCCCGCGCCGGCCGCCGTGAAGGTCACGCAGGCCACCCGCATCAACCGCATCAGCTACGTGGGCCTAGCGAACTTCCAGGAGATCTTCAGCAAGGCCAGCCGCGCCCTGTGGCCCGTGTTCCTCTGGACGGTCACGTTCGCCTTCAGCACCATCGTCCTGAACGCCCTGGCGGGCCTGATCCTGGGCATCCTGCTGTACAACAAACGCCTCAAGGGCCGCAACGTCTACCGCACGCTGCTGTTCCTGCCGTGGGCGATTCCCACCGTCATCAGCGTGCAGATGTGGGTCGCGCTGTTCAACCAGCAGTTCGGAATCGTCAACAAGACCCTGGGCCTGCTGGGCATCGTGGCGATTCCCTGGCTGAATGACCCGCTGTGGGCGAAGGTCAGCATCCTCATGGTGAACCTGTGGCTGGGCTTCCCGTACATGATGACCGCCACCATCAGCGCCCTGAGCACCATCAACGACGACCTGTACGAGGCGGCCGAGATTGACGGCGCCAGCCGCTGGCAGCAGATCACCGGGATCACCCTGCCGCTGCTGCGCAACTCGTTCACGCCGATCCTGCTGTCAGGCTTCGCGTTCAACTTCAACAACTTCGGGATCATCTACCTGCTCACGGCCGGGGGTCCCGCCCAGGAAGGACGCGAGAGCACCGCGCAGAGCACGGACATCCTGCTCTCGTGGGGGTACAACACCGCGTTCGTGTCGGCCGGCGGGCAGAACTTCGCGCTGGCCAGCGCCATCGCGCTGATCATCTTCTTCCTGACCCTGGCCATCAGCATCGTGAACTTCAAAGCTGCCGGCGTGTTCGAGGAGGCCCGCAAATGA